From Girardinichthys multiradiatus isolate DD_20200921_A chromosome 13, DD_fGirMul_XY1, whole genome shotgun sequence:
tgcCAAGTGTTGGCTGTACAGCGTTTCCATGTTTTTGGCAGAGTATGTTGAGCGGTATGGAAGCAGTGCGGTGTGGGCAGGCTACAGGAGGAACCATAAAGGAGGCATCCCACCCCAGACGACACGCAAGACTTGCATTGTAACGTTTTTCCCTGTAGAAATGACGTCTCTTGGCTCTGCTGTTTGAAATAACTACAACAGTGTTTTTTGCAGAGAGGAGATAAGATATGTGGGAACCCCTGTCCAGTCTGTAGAGATCCTAACATCATCATTCACCATCAGGTTGGTGAAGGTCTGACTCTGCATATTTAACAGAGCATCATGTTTTCTAGCTTTTCACAAACTGTTAATGAttcatttgtttaaaacagaacaTCTGTATGAAGTCAATATACCTGATGAAATTTGAATTTATCTAGATTTTGTTTATTCCTTATTCAAaatccattttcttttatttatttttttaatataaaaatccCTTGTCCCAGTTTTGAAGCTTCCACCTGCAGAGATTAAGGTAGGAAGCTTCTTCTGGGGAACAAAGTTGAACCAGAATAACCCCTGGTATCTTTGCTTGTAGAATGTGAAGTTACTCCAGCAGTTCATCAGTCCCCATACTGGAATGGTGTACGATCCCACTCTAACTGGTAAGCCACCTTTTTGATCTTTTAATGCCTAAAGTCTAGCAGCTGATTATATGCTCACTGATTTTTCTGGTGGATCTCCTTTCCTCAGGTGTGTGtatgaaacaacaaaaaaagcttaATGAAGCCATCGACAAAGCAAGAGACGATGGTATGAAATTCTAAGCATTAATGAAACTCTGCATTAAGTACTTTAGAAGCCACGGCACCATTTGGCCTCAgttttcaaacatatttaattgCCCATAAATTCACGTCCtataagtaaaatgttttatagtgAGTAACAGTTATCAGGCAGATAAGAAGTCCAGTTATAATATGCTTCTTGAAGAAAATAAGTCTGTTTCAACGTTATTTAACAGATTCAGAAAATACACTGTTCAGTTTCAGGATATTCTTCAACCATTATCAGTGTTTAAACTGTTGTGATTCAGTTAAGctgtatcaaaaatattagcttcatctaaaccttcaacttgtatgttagacccaatcccaaccaaattatttaaagaagtgttccctctgattaccagccccattttagttatgattaatctatccttagtaaatgaatatgtaccacaagcttttaaggtagctgtaattaaacctttgcttaagaaaccttcgcttgatcgagatgacttaataaattacagacctatatccaatcttccattcttatctaaaagtcttgagaaaatagttgctaatcaaatgtgtgagaatttgcacagcaatgatctgtttgaagagtttcagtcaggtttcagagctcatcaaagcactgaaacagctctgctgaaagtcactaatgatattcttatggcctcagataatggacttgtgtctgtactggttctgttagatctcagtgctgaaTTTGATCCAgtcagttcagttcatttcagtttatttatataatgccaattcacaacaaatatcatCTCAATCAATTATagtattctcttagaaagggtTTAACATGCTGTATTGATTTAGGGAAAGGGACTAGgctgttttaaaacacatttgtctGATAAATTCTAGTTTGTTCCTGTTAATCATAAATCTTTATTGACCAAGGTCAATTagaccaattctctttactacaggtacatctaaaaaaatttaatattgtaaaagttcaatatttttttgtcacttCAAAAGGTGAGTCatacagattcattacacatagtaaaatatttccagaatgaaaacccaaaaattcaGTCTCAAAAAATCAGAATGTtatgaaaaagtttaataatggaaactcatggtgtcacagCCTAATCAGCTAACTTTAAAAGTTGGCTACAcagtcatggggaagactgctgattggacagatgtccagaagacagtcatcaacaccctccacaaggaggggaaGGCGCAAAACATCACTGCTAAAAAAGCTGGTTGTTCAGTGTGCtctatccaagcatattcataggaagttgagtggaaggaaaaagtgtggcaggaaGAGGTGTACCAGCAACACAGATAACTGTAGCCTTGAGAGATTTGtaaagcaaaatccattcaagagtttgggggacGCATGGTATAGCGATAGAGCATGCAACCCATATATGAATCTATTGTCAAGAGAAGGATAAGAGAtcccagaaccaacaatgcagatgacctgaaggctgctatcaaagcaacctgggcttccagaactgcaggctgatcgcctccatgccatgccgcactgatgcagtaattcatgcaagaggaggCCCAGCCAAGTATTGTTAGCATAGAAATGATCACACCATTTAGAAGCCTGgcatttctctttaaaatatcctttttcaTTTCTTATGGAATAATCAAATTTTCTGAAAcgctgaatttggggtttttattcTTTGTTAACTATAATCATTACACTTAAAAGGAATGCTTGACATATTTCCCTCTCTGTGTTAAAGAATCTATACGGTACAAGTTACACTTTATGAAATGAGTGacagaaatattaaactttttcacaatattgtcattttttttagatgtacctgtgtGCATATTTATTTCCACATAAATTTAGTTATACTTCAGCTATATCAAGTGTAACAGATTACATTAGGTTTTAACTTTAGTCACAGAATAAATTAATCAAATTGAAACAAATGATGACTGTGCATTTATATAAAATTATGGGGTTTCATAAATTGACATTTAGGTCAACTAATGTAACTAAGTTTTTATGCAGAACCTTGAGCTACTTTTTTACTCTGGCGTCACTGAAAAGTGAAAATGACCAAAAAGCAACTTCAAGCATGTTTGTGACAAGCAACGGAAAAACTTGAAATGAAATAATTGACCATTTCTCCTTTCAGGTTTACTTCCTTTTCAGATTCCATATGTGGAATTTTCAGGAGAGGACTATTCTAACAGTCATGATGCTGTTGGGCTCACATCACCTCCACTGTTCCTAAACTCCAGTGCAAACTGGTATACCTGGTACGGAGAAATAACGCCTGATGATACAACACTGAATCAAGTCAAGAAGACATACAAGGCTTATTTAAAACGCTAGTATCATGAAAGAATCTCTGTACACAtaactaaactaaataaaacaaaaatgcaattgaaagtttgttttattaagcTTTGACAGATCATAGTTAAAGATATTTAATCTTCCTGCATATGTGAAATTATGAATGAATATTCCAACAGTTCTGATGcatttgattttaaataatgcAGAGCTGGG
This genomic window contains:
- the mrps18b gene encoding 28S ribosomal protein S18b, mitochondrial, with amino-acid sequence MAAYVSNMYRIFSRELTSVSFQFRQYRSCLQRLAVKPVHPPALFSHQLGSSAASRQKEADVQVSQTLDRYKQRPWDYLESEEYVERYGSSAVWAGYRRNHKGGIPPQTTRKTCIRGDKICGNPCPVCRDPNIIIHHQNVKLLQQFISPHTGMVYDPTLTGVCMKQQKKLNEAIDKARDDGLLPFQIPYVEFSGEDYSNSHDAVGLTSPPLFLNSSANWYTWYGEITPDDTTLNQVKKTYKAYLKR